From Nitrobacter sp. NHB1, a single genomic window includes:
- the tesB gene encoding acyl-CoA thioesterase II produces the protein MSKSLIDLISILDLQPIEENLFRGNSPKTSWQRVFGGQVIGQAMVAACRTVEGRLPHSLHCYFILPGDPAIPIIYEVERLRDGKSYSTRRVTAIQHGHAIFSTMVSFHADEEGAFDHQERMPEVPPPEKLSPEEFAKQPMFREMPDFIRRYYESDRPIELRPVELNRYFGERIDDGRIHVWIRTAAKLPDDPALHMCALAYASDFALLDAVMARYGRTLFDKRMMAASLDHAMWFHRPFRADEWLLYAQDSPSARNGRALARGLIFRRDGTLVASVAQEGAVRERR, from the coding sequence ATGTCCAAAAGCCTGATCGACCTGATCTCCATCCTCGATCTGCAGCCGATTGAGGAAAACCTGTTCCGCGGCAACAGCCCGAAGACGAGCTGGCAGCGGGTATTCGGCGGGCAGGTGATCGGGCAGGCGATGGTGGCGGCCTGCCGCACTGTCGAAGGCCGCCTGCCGCACTCGCTGCATTGCTATTTCATCCTGCCGGGCGATCCTGCCATCCCGATCATCTATGAGGTGGAGCGGTTGCGCGACGGCAAGAGCTATTCGACGCGGCGCGTCACCGCGATCCAGCACGGTCACGCCATCTTCTCGACCATGGTGTCGTTCCACGCGGACGAGGAGGGCGCGTTCGACCATCAGGAACGGATGCCCGAGGTGCCGCCGCCGGAGAAGCTGTCGCCGGAGGAATTCGCCAAGCAGCCGATGTTCAGGGAGATGCCGGACTTCATCCGCCGCTATTACGAATCCGACCGGCCGATCGAACTGCGCCCCGTCGAACTCAACCGCTACTTCGGTGAGAGGATCGACGACGGCCGCATCCATGTCTGGATTCGCACCGCGGCGAAACTGCCCGACGATCCGGCGCTGCACATGTGCGCGCTGGCCTATGCGTCGGATTTCGCGCTGCTCGATGCGGTGATGGCGCGCTACGGCCGCACCCTGTTCGACAAGCGCATGATGGCGGCCTCGCTCGATCACGCCATGTGGTTTCACCGCCCCTTCCGCGCCGACGAATGGCTGCTCTACGCGCAGGATTCGCCGAGCGCCCGGAACGGCCGCGCCCTCGCCCGCGGGCTGATCTTTCGGCGGGACGGCACGCTGGTCGCTTCCGTGGCGCAGGAAGGTGCGGTGCGCGAACGCCGCTGA
- a CDS encoding ubiquinone biosynthesis hydroxylase — protein sequence MTTQQSIVICGGAFAGLALALALRQGLGAEVPIVVADPALANRPSRDPRATAIVAACRRLFEALGVWDEVAGTAQPILDMVITDSKLEDATRPVFLTFAGDVEPGEPFAHMIENGYLIEALASRARAEGVDLRATAVTGSDLRPGGVTVSLADSSTIDASLLVAADGARSKLRERAGIATHGWEYDQSGIVVTVGHERDHKGRAEEHFLPAGPFAILPLTGRRSSLVWTEKRADATRIVALAEEDFHAALEQRFGLHLGEIKALDKPRAFPLHYFVARSFIAERLALVGDAAHVIHPIAGQGLNLGLKDVAALAETVVDAIRLGIDPGQADVLERYQRWRRFDTVAMGFATNTLNVLFSNESTLLRGVRDIGLGLVDRMPPLKNAFIRQAAGLTGEVPRLLKGEVL from the coding sequence ATGACGACACAACAGAGCATTGTCATCTGCGGCGGCGCGTTCGCCGGCCTGGCGCTGGCGCTGGCGCTGCGGCAGGGGCTGGGCGCCGAGGTTCCGATCGTGGTCGCCGATCCCGCACTGGCGAACCGGCCGAGCCGCGATCCGCGCGCCACGGCAATCGTTGCGGCGTGCCGCCGCCTGTTCGAGGCGCTCGGGGTCTGGGACGAGGTGGCCGGGACCGCACAGCCGATCCTCGACATGGTGATCACGGATTCCAAGCTCGAGGACGCCACCCGCCCGGTCTTCCTGACATTTGCCGGCGACGTCGAGCCCGGCGAGCCGTTCGCCCACATGATCGAGAACGGTTATTTGATCGAGGCGCTGGCATCACGCGCGCGCGCCGAAGGCGTCGATTTGCGCGCCACGGCGGTGACGGGAAGCGACCTGCGGCCCGGCGGCGTCACCGTCTCGCTCGCCGACAGCTCGACGATCGATGCGAGCCTGCTGGTGGCTGCCGACGGTGCGCGTTCAAAGCTGCGCGAGCGCGCCGGGATCGCCACCCATGGCTGGGAGTACGACCAGTCTGGCATCGTCGTCACCGTCGGTCATGAGCGCGATCATAAAGGCCGCGCCGAAGAACATTTTCTCCCCGCCGGGCCGTTCGCGATCCTGCCGCTGACCGGCCGCCGCTCGTCGCTGGTGTGGACCGAGAAGCGGGCGGATGCCACGCGCATCGTCGCGCTCGCGGAAGAGGACTTTCATGCCGCGCTGGAGCAGCGCTTCGGCCTGCACCTCGGCGAGATCAAGGCGCTCGACAAGCCGCGCGCGTTTCCGCTTCATTATTTCGTCGCGCGCTCGTTCATAGCGGAGCGACTGGCGCTGGTCGGCGACGCCGCGCATGTGATTCACCCGATCGCGGGCCAGGGCCTCAACCTCGGACTAAAGGATGTCGCGGCGCTCGCGGAAACCGTGGTCGATGCCATCAGGCTCGGCATCGATCCGGGGCAGGCCGACGTGCTCGAGCGTTATCAGCGCTGGCGGCGCTTCGACACCGTGGCGATGGGCTTCGCCACCAACACACTCAACGTGCTGTTCTCGAACGAGTCGACGCTGCTGCGCGGCGTGCGCGACATCGGGCTCGGCCTGGTCGACCGGATGCCGCCGCTGAAGAATGCATTCATCCGGCAAGCGGCCGGACTGACCGGCGAGGTGCCGCGGCTCCTGAAGGGCGAGGTGCTGTAG